One genomic window of Streptomonospora nanhaiensis includes the following:
- the deoC gene encoding deoxyribose-phosphate aldolase: MTDTAPPPGTAAPSPPDAAASNAALRAFLHGLPGVDEVGVQARAADLATRSIKTTAKARAIDLAIRMVDLTTLEGADTPGKVRALCAKAVRPDPADRSVPSVAAVCVYPDLARTAADALAGSGVAVASVATAFPSGRAPLEAKLADTRRAVADGAAEIDMVIDRGAFLAGDYRAVHDQITAVKEACGPAHLKVILETGELATYDNVRRASWLAIHAGADFIKTSTGKVSPAATLPVTLIMLEAVRDHHAATGRRVGVKPAGGIRTTKDALRNLVLVNEVAGPGWLDPAHFRLGASSLLNDLLMQRTRLSTGSYPGPDYYTLD, translated from the coding sequence GTGACCGATACCGCCCCGCCGCCCGGAACGGCGGCACCGAGCCCGCCCGACGCGGCGGCCTCCAACGCGGCGCTGCGCGCGTTCCTGCACGGCCTGCCCGGGGTCGACGAGGTCGGCGTCCAGGCGCGCGCGGCCGACCTGGCCACCCGCAGCATCAAGACCACCGCCAAGGCCCGCGCCATCGACCTCGCCATCCGCATGGTCGACCTCACCACCCTTGAGGGCGCCGACACCCCCGGCAAGGTCCGCGCCCTGTGCGCCAAGGCCGTGCGCCCCGACCCCGCCGACCGCTCCGTCCCCTCGGTCGCCGCCGTCTGCGTCTACCCCGACCTCGCCCGCACCGCCGCCGACGCCCTGGCGGGCAGCGGCGTCGCCGTGGCCTCGGTCGCCACCGCGTTCCCCTCGGGCCGGGCGCCGCTGGAGGCCAAGCTCGCCGACACCCGCCGCGCCGTGGCCGACGGCGCCGCCGAGATCGACATGGTCATCGACCGGGGAGCCTTCCTGGCCGGCGACTACCGCGCCGTCCACGACCAGATCACCGCGGTCAAGGAGGCGTGCGGGCCGGCCCACCTGAAGGTCATCCTCGAAACCGGCGAGCTCGCCACCTACGACAACGTCCGCCGCGCCTCGTGGCTGGCCATCCACGCCGGCGCCGACTTCATCAAGACCTCCACCGGCAAGGTCTCGCCCGCCGCCACCCTTCCCGTCACGCTCATCATGCTGGAGGCCGTGCGCGACCACCACGCCGCCACGGGGCGCCGCGTGGGCGTCAAGCCCGCCGGGGGCATCCGCACCACCAAGGACGCCCTGCGCAACCTGGTGCTGGTCAACGAGGTCGCCGGCCCCGGCTGGCTCGACCCCGCCCACTTCCGGCTCGGGGCCTCCAGCCTGCTCAACGACCTGCTGATGCAACGCACCCGGCTGTCCACCGGCAGCTACCCCGGCCCCGACTACTACACCCTGGACTGA
- a CDS encoding HAD family hydrolase: MPRGPQNLIFDADDTLWECTVLFERAIETFVDYVDHPTLSRAEVRAALTEVERENTAAHGYGARVFERSLGDCLARLRPGRPVDAADRAFLGRLCAALVEGELVLLEGALETLHTLRRRHRLYLLTKGDPEHQRAKIAASGMEPLFAGVGIVREKDPAAYESFGRDHGLDPGATWMIGNSVRSDILPALEAGMGAVLVPHPATWVLEHAEPPAGHARFREVDPIGRLVEIF, from the coding sequence GTGCCGCGGGGTCCGCAGAACCTGATCTTCGACGCCGACGACACGCTGTGGGAATGCACGGTGCTGTTCGAGCGCGCCATCGAGACCTTTGTCGACTACGTGGACCACCCCACGCTGTCGCGCGCCGAGGTCCGGGCCGCGCTGACCGAGGTCGAACGCGAGAACACCGCGGCCCACGGGTACGGCGCCCGCGTCTTCGAGCGCAGCCTGGGCGACTGCCTGGCCCGGCTGCGCCCCGGCCGGCCGGTGGACGCGGCCGACCGCGCGTTCCTCGGCCGCCTGTGCGCGGCGCTGGTGGAGGGCGAACTCGTTCTGCTGGAGGGCGCGCTGGAGACCCTGCACACCCTCCGCCGGCGGCACCGGCTGTACCTGCTGACCAAGGGCGACCCCGAGCACCAGCGGGCCAAGATCGCCGCCTCGGGTATGGAGCCGCTGTTCGCCGGGGTGGGGATCGTGCGCGAGAAGGACCCGGCCGCCTACGAGTCCTTCGGCCGCGATCACGGCCTCGACCCCGGCGCCACCTGGATGATCGGCAACTCGGTGCGCTCGGACATCCTGCCCGCCCTGGAGGCGGGCATGGGCGCGGTGCTGGTGCCCCACCCCGCCACCTGGGTCCTGGAGCACGCCGAGCCGCCCGCCGGGCACGCCCGCTTCCGCGAGGTGGACCCGATCGGGCGGCTTGTCGAGATCTTCTAG
- a CDS encoding ABC transporter ATP-binding protein: MFPLRRRPRTRTDPGLPTPGSASVPAIRAVGLRKTYPGVEAVRGIDLTVAQGETFGFLGPNGCGKTTTIAMLCTLVLPTAGRAEVCGHDTRTAPGAVRRSIGLVLQESTLDPELTVEENLRFHGDLYGLPRAGLPHRVCEVLDLVGLADRRASAVRTLSGGMRRRLEIARGILHRPRVLFLDEPAIGLDPHARARVWAHLGAVSRHEGTTLFLTTHYLDEADHCDRVAIVDSGRVVTEGPPAELKAVLGADRVELRTADNPAAARALRERFGLTAAAAGDSLTLRAEDAASLVPRLCADLGVPVHAVSVTRPSLDDVFMHHTGHRVAASGSAEPAPGAAT; the protein is encoded by the coding sequence TTGTTCCCACTGCGGCGCCGCCCGCGGACGCGCACCGACCCCGGGCTCCCCACCCCGGGGTCGGCCTCCGTCCCCGCCATCCGGGCCGTCGGCCTGCGCAAGACCTATCCGGGGGTCGAGGCCGTCCGCGGGATCGACCTCACCGTCGCCCAGGGCGAGACGTTCGGCTTCCTGGGCCCCAACGGCTGCGGCAAGACCACCACCATCGCCATGCTGTGCACGCTGGTGCTGCCCACCGCGGGCCGGGCCGAGGTCTGCGGCCACGACACCCGCACCGCGCCCGGCGCGGTGCGCCGCAGCATCGGCCTGGTCCTCCAGGAGTCCACCCTCGACCCCGAGCTGACCGTCGAGGAGAACCTCCGCTTCCACGGCGACCTCTACGGCCTGCCGCGCGCCGGCCTGCCGCACCGCGTCTGCGAGGTCCTCGACCTCGTGGGGCTGGCCGACCGCCGTGCCTCCGCCGTGCGCACGCTGTCGGGCGGCATGCGCCGCCGCCTGGAGATCGCCCGGGGCATCCTGCACCGGCCGCGCGTGCTCTTCCTGGACGAACCCGCCATCGGGCTCGACCCCCACGCCCGCGCGCGCGTCTGGGCCCACCTGGGCGCCGTCAGCCGGCACGAGGGCACCACCCTGTTCCTCACCACCCACTACCTGGACGAGGCCGACCACTGCGACCGCGTCGCCATCGTGGACTCCGGCCGCGTCGTCACCGAGGGCCCGCCCGCCGAGCTGAAGGCGGTCCTGGGCGCCGACCGCGTCGAACTCCGCACGGCCGACAACCCCGCCGCGGCCCGCGCCCTGCGCGAGCGCTTCGGCCTGACCGCCGCAGCCGCCGGCGACTCCCTGACCCTGCGCGCCGAGGACGCCGCCAGCCTGGTGCCGCGCCTGTGCGCCGACCTCGGCGTGCCCGTGCACGCGGTGTCGGTCACCCGCCCCAGCCTTGACGACGTCTTCATGCACCACACCGGACACCGCGTCGCCGCGTCCGGCAGCGCCGAGCCCGCACCGGGAGCCGCCACGTGA
- a CDS encoding TetR/AcrR family transcriptional regulator, which yields MRPEDSQGGQRKRSFIEEARRAQIIEAAIQTIADVGFTNASLARIAERAGISKGVISYHFSSKDELMEQVVIQVYTSIAEHVGPRITAAPDARAGLRAHIRTVAEYMRGHREQLLALGAIFTHSLTPEGRAKYGVAGSEPVYEAIESLFRNGQEAGLFRPFDPRVMAVTVQAGIDGMFGYWAAYPDHDLERHAEELAEAMDRATRAEPAPAP from the coding sequence ATGCGGCCAGAAGACAGTCAGGGCGGTCAGAGGAAGCGCTCCTTCATCGAGGAGGCCCGCCGGGCTCAGATCATCGAGGCCGCCATCCAGACCATCGCCGACGTCGGCTTCACCAACGCCTCGCTGGCGCGCATCGCCGAGCGGGCGGGAATCAGCAAAGGCGTGATCTCCTACCACTTCTCCAGCAAGGACGAACTGATGGAGCAGGTGGTCATCCAGGTGTACACGTCGATCGCCGAGCACGTGGGCCCCCGCATCACGGCGGCGCCCGACGCGCGCGCGGGACTGCGGGCGCACATCCGCACCGTGGCGGAGTACATGCGCGGCCACCGCGAGCAACTGTTGGCCCTCGGTGCGATCTTCACGCACTCGCTCACCCCCGAGGGCAGGGCCAAGTACGGGGTGGCCGGTTCCGAGCCCGTCTACGAGGCCATCGAGTCCCTCTTCCGCAACGGCCAGGAAGCGGGTCTCTTCCGCCCGTTCGACCCCCGCGTGATGGCGGTGACCGTCCAGGCCGGCATCGACGGCATGTTCGGCTACTGGGCCGCCTACCCCGACCACGACCTGGAGCGGCACGCCGAGGAACTGGCCGAGGCCATGGACCGCGCCACCCGCGCCGAACCCGCTCCGGCGCCCTAG
- a CDS encoding PTS ascorbate transporter subunit IIC — translation MQWLVAVAQFIVNEILSIPAYMVGLITAVGLIALRRSVGQVVGGGIKAVLGFLLIGAGADLVVAALDPLGVMIQGAAGAQGVVPTNEAIVAIAQDRFGAQVAWIMIAGFALSLVLARFTPLHYVFLTGHHTLFMATLLTMVLATTDLPTVVTVALGAVLLAVVMVSLPALAQPWTRRVGGDGKIAIGHFGTLGYVAAGATGQLVGRTSRSTEEMKLPEGLRFLRDSMVATALSMVLIYLVVALVYWARQGTAAALDMFEPAQGLDPTIGHFLMQSVMQGLQFGIGVAVILYGVRTILGELVPAFQGIAERIVPGAVPALDAPIVFPFAQNAVLIGFISSFVGGLATLAVMALAINPAFGLALILPGLVPHFFTGGAAGVYGNATGGRRGAVAGAFVNGVLITLLPALLLGVLGDFGSANTTFGDADFGWFGMAIGYAFRAGDGIGVVLALVLAVVLLAAAIVVQKRVVERGWDPGARHEAALAERAEREEK, via the coding sequence ATGCAGTGGCTTGTCGCCGTCGCGCAGTTCATCGTCAACGAGATCCTGAGCATCCCCGCCTACATGGTCGGGCTGATCACCGCGGTCGGCCTGATCGCGCTGCGCCGCTCGGTCGGGCAGGTGGTGGGCGGCGGGATCAAGGCCGTGCTGGGCTTCCTGCTGATCGGCGCGGGCGCCGACCTGGTGGTGGCCGCGCTCGACCCCCTGGGCGTGATGATCCAGGGCGCCGCCGGCGCCCAGGGCGTGGTGCCCACCAACGAGGCGATCGTCGCCATCGCCCAGGACCGGTTCGGCGCCCAGGTGGCCTGGATCATGATCGCCGGGTTCGCGCTGAGCCTGGTCCTGGCGCGGTTCACCCCCCTGCACTACGTGTTCCTCACCGGCCACCACACCCTGTTCATGGCCACCCTGCTGACCATGGTGCTGGCCACCACCGACCTGCCCACCGTGGTGACCGTGGCGCTGGGCGCGGTGCTGCTGGCCGTGGTCATGGTGTCGCTGCCGGCGCTGGCCCAGCCCTGGACCCGGCGGGTGGGCGGTGACGGCAAGATCGCCATCGGCCACTTCGGGACGCTGGGCTATGTGGCCGCCGGCGCCACCGGGCAGCTGGTGGGGCGCACCAGCCGCAGCACCGAGGAGATGAAGCTGCCCGAGGGGCTGCGCTTCCTGCGCGACTCCATGGTGGCCACGGCGCTGTCGATGGTGCTGATCTACCTGGTCGTGGCGCTGGTGTACTGGGCGCGCCAGGGCACCGCCGCCGCGCTGGACATGTTCGAGCCCGCCCAGGGGCTCGACCCCACCATCGGCCACTTCCTCATGCAGTCGGTGATGCAGGGCCTCCAGTTCGGGATCGGCGTGGCGGTGATCCTCTACGGTGTCCGCACTATCCTGGGCGAACTGGTGCCGGCGTTCCAGGGCATCGCCGAGCGGATCGTGCCCGGCGCGGTGCCCGCGCTGGACGCCCCCATCGTGTTCCCTTTCGCGCAGAACGCGGTGCTGATCGGGTTCATCTCCAGCTTCGTGGGCGGCCTGGCGACCCTGGCGGTGATGGCGCTGGCGATCAACCCCGCCTTCGGGCTGGCGCTGATCCTGCCCGGCCTGGTCCCCCACTTCTTCACCGGCGGCGCCGCCGGGGTCTACGGCAACGCCACCGGCGGCCGCCGGGGCGCGGTGGCGGGCGCGTTCGTCAACGGCGTGCTGATCACCCTGCTGCCCGCGCTGCTGCTGGGCGTCCTGGGCGACTTCGGCAGCGCCAACACCACCTTCGGCGACGCCGACTTCGGGTGGTTCGGGATGGCGATCGGCTACGCGTTCCGCGCCGGCGACGGGATCGGCGTGGTGCTGGCCCTGGTGCTGGCGGTGGTCCTGCTGGCGGCCGCGATCGTGGTGCAGAAGCGGGTGGTGGAGCGCGGCTGGGACCCCGGCGCCCGCCACGAGGCGGCCCTGGCCGAACGCGCCGAGCGCGAGGAGAAGTAG
- a CDS encoding acyltransferase family protein: MSLESPPSGPVPPGAAPTPVPPPHAAPPGTAPDPASAPAEGGGAARPRLHYLDNLRVALTVLVVLHHVAVTYGNIPVWYYIETAQDPTGGLLDLLAVLNQAFFMGFFFLVSGFFVPGSHDRKGGRGFLRGRLVRLGVPLLAFVLLVRPVVTLGVFQEYADELPYWLFYLVSWNPGPLWFVETLLVFCLVYVLLRRVGARRTAPAAATARGAGRMPGPLAVAGFTAALIVLTALWRLLVPVGSYWPIIGVATPAYLPQYVLLFAVGAMAFRRGWFDRVPPAAGWAALPIAVAGAVTVAITAITGATEAAPLSWPSLLYTAAESVFAVSVIIALLCLFQHRFNRQRAFGRFLSANAYAVYFLHAVVLVGLGYAFAWWDAPAIAKFTVVGALSLPLCWGAAALLRALPGAKRVF, from the coding sequence ATGTCCCTGGAGTCGCCCCCGTCCGGCCCGGTTCCCCCCGGCGCGGCGCCCACCCCCGTACCGCCACCCCACGCGGCACCGCCCGGCACCGCACCGGACCCCGCCTCCGCGCCGGCGGAGGGCGGCGGCGCGGCCCGCCCCCGGCTGCACTACCTCGACAACCTGCGCGTGGCGCTCACCGTGCTGGTGGTGCTGCACCACGTGGCGGTCACCTACGGCAACATCCCGGTCTGGTACTACATCGAGACCGCCCAGGACCCCACCGGCGGCCTGCTCGACCTCCTGGCCGTGCTCAACCAGGCGTTCTTCATGGGGTTCTTCTTCCTCGTGTCCGGGTTCTTCGTCCCCGGCTCCCACGACCGCAAGGGCGGGCGCGGCTTCCTGCGCGGCCGACTGGTGCGCCTGGGCGTCCCGCTGCTGGCGTTCGTGCTGCTGGTGCGGCCCGTCGTCACACTGGGGGTGTTCCAGGAGTACGCCGACGAACTGCCCTACTGGCTCTTCTACCTGGTGTCCTGGAACCCCGGGCCGCTGTGGTTCGTGGAGACCCTGCTGGTGTTCTGCCTGGTCTACGTGCTCCTCCGCCGCGTGGGCGCCCGCCGCACCGCTCCCGCCGCCGCGACCGCGCGGGGCGCCGGCCGGATGCCCGGTCCGCTCGCGGTGGCCGGGTTCACCGCCGCGCTCATCGTGCTGACCGCCCTGTGGCGCCTGCTCGTGCCGGTCGGCTCCTACTGGCCGATCATCGGCGTGGCCACGCCCGCCTACCTGCCCCAGTACGTGCTGCTGTTCGCGGTCGGGGCCATGGCCTTCCGGCGCGGCTGGTTCGACCGCGTTCCCCCCGCCGCGGGGTGGGCCGCCCTGCCGATCGCCGTCGCCGGTGCCGTCACGGTCGCCATCACGGCCATCACCGGCGCGACCGAGGCCGCCCCGCTGTCCTGGCCGTCGCTGCTGTACACGGCGGCCGAGAGCGTGTTCGCCGTGTCGGTCATCATCGCCCTGCTGTGCCTGTTCCAGCACCGTTTCAACCGCCAGCGCGCCTTCGGCCGGTTCCTCTCCGCCAACGCCTACGCCGTCTACTTCCTGCACGCGGTGGTGCTGGTGGGCCTCGGTTACGCGTTCGCCTGGTGGGACGCGCCGGCGATCGCCAAGTTCACCGTGGTGGGGGCGCTGTCCCTCCCGCTGTGCTGGGGCGCCGCCGCCCTGCTGCGCGCCCTCCCCGGCGCCAAGCGCGTCTTCTGA
- a CDS encoding PTS sugar transporter subunit IIB, which translates to MKILAVCGMGIGTSVLLKSNAERAARELGLDADVEVADIGTARGAAATADVVLTSGELAAELGDLGVPVVVIDNFVDGTEVRDKLASAVNG; encoded by the coding sequence ATGAAGATCCTCGCGGTTTGCGGAATGGGCATCGGTACCAGCGTCCTGCTCAAGAGCAACGCCGAGCGCGCCGCCCGGGAACTGGGGCTGGACGCCGACGTGGAGGTCGCCGACATCGGCACGGCGCGCGGCGCCGCCGCGACGGCCGACGTCGTGCTGACCTCCGGTGAACTGGCCGCCGAACTGGGCGACCTGGGGGTTCCCGTCGTAGTCATCGACAACTTCGTCGACGGCACCGAGGTGCGCGACAAGCTCGCCTCGGCCGTGAACGGCTGA
- a CDS encoding ABC transporter permease, with protein MTPGAGAAPAAHESLPAPTTGAALELRAGAMVWRREMLHFVRDPARAAVSLFQPMLFLFILGVGLARLLDESSAGGSAGDAYLRFVFPGVLVMAAQAPAISAGASIVWDRESGFLREMLVAPVHRSTLVLGKCLGGATVATCNAVVVLACAGLVQIPYHPGLLAALLAQLSLTALAMTALGSAVAVSIRRMQTFHTVLGVLMTPLLFLSGMMFPLSAMPGWMAAIALANPLTYAVDAQRRTIEAVIGGGPAQSTAFLSTVEWGGWQPPVALEVLLVAACTAAALTWTARRFARVI; from the coding sequence GTGACCCCCGGAGCCGGCGCCGCGCCCGCCGCTCACGAATCCCTGCCGGCGCCCACCACGGGGGCGGCCCTGGAGTTGCGGGCGGGCGCCATGGTGTGGCGCCGCGAGATGCTGCACTTCGTCCGCGACCCCGCCCGCGCCGCCGTTTCGCTGTTCCAGCCCATGCTGTTCCTGTTCATCCTGGGCGTGGGCCTGGCCCGCCTGCTCGACGAGTCCAGCGCCGGCGGCTCGGCCGGCGACGCCTACCTGCGGTTCGTGTTCCCGGGCGTGCTCGTCATGGCGGCGCAGGCGCCGGCCATCTCGGCGGGCGCGTCGATCGTGTGGGACCGCGAGAGCGGTTTCCTGCGTGAGATGCTCGTGGCGCCGGTGCACCGCTCCACCCTGGTCCTGGGCAAGTGCCTGGGCGGCGCCACCGTGGCCACCTGCAACGCGGTGGTGGTCCTGGCGTGCGCGGGACTGGTCCAGATCCCCTACCACCCCGGGCTGCTGGCCGCGCTGCTGGCCCAGTTGAGTCTGACCGCGCTGGCCATGACCGCGCTGGGCTCGGCCGTGGCGGTGTCCATCCGCCGCATGCAGACCTTCCACACCGTGCTGGGCGTGCTGATGACCCCGCTGCTGTTCCTGTCGGGCATGATGTTCCCGCTCAGCGCCATGCCGGGGTGGATGGCCGCTATCGCCCTGGCCAACCCGCTGACCTACGCGGTCGACGCCCAGCGCCGCACCATCGAAGCGGTGATCGGCGGCGGTCCCGCGCAAAGCACCGCGTTTCTGTCCACCGTCGAATGGGGCGGGTGGCAGCCGCCGGTGGCGCTTGAGGTCCTGCTGGTCGCCGCGTGCACCGCGGCCGCCCTGACCTGGACGGCGCGCCGCTTCGCCCGCGTGATCTGA
- a CDS encoding PTS sugar transporter subunit IIA: MREPSLSQLLPVDAIVTGIQVDSWRSAIRAAGELLVATGTTTNDYIGQMQSAVDEYGPYIVIAPGLALAHARPSPAVLRTGLSWAGLAEPVEFGHSTNDPVRLVVGLAAVDHDGHSSALSRLARLLADPARLDRLVRATSAQEIHTTITEYESSADE, from the coding sequence ATGCGCGAACCGTCCCTGTCGCAGCTCCTGCCGGTCGACGCGATCGTCACCGGCATCCAGGTCGACAGCTGGCGCTCGGCCATCAGGGCCGCCGGTGAACTCCTGGTGGCCACGGGCACCACCACCAACGACTACATCGGGCAGATGCAGAGCGCCGTCGACGAGTACGGCCCCTACATCGTGATCGCCCCCGGTCTGGCCCTGGCCCACGCGCGGCCCTCGCCCGCCGTGCTGCGCACCGGCCTGTCGTGGGCGGGGCTGGCGGAGCCCGTGGAGTTCGGCCACAGCACCAACGACCCCGTGCGGCTGGTGGTCGGGCTCGCCGCGGTGGACCACGACGGCCACTCCTCGGCGCTGTCGCGGCTCGCCCGCCTGCTGGCCGACCCCGCCCGCCTCGACCGGCTCGTGCGCGCCACCAGCGCCCAGGAGATCCACACCACCATCACCGAGTACGAATCGAGCGCCGACGAATGA
- a CDS encoding Nif11-like leader peptide family natural product precursor: MSIESCTQFLRTVYSSRELSAQLRAMTAAREMVALGRRHGFDFQLTDLAAASSSFVPPEDAPAPPPPPPEAPDPGPGRTSFYHHEYELTDIPGLAPLLDELPRLAIKPPTVDLADFARRHRPDDLRSTDLAPGSPEYRAWEAGVQDPAEGGTHRAPTDSNEREFHVVNLDEHVDHPGYLDYLAAKGRTVAALEDLFGCEIRFSGSMWYPPDSYRLWHTNRSQPGWRMYVIEIDPPFSSGEKTSFFRYLHPDTGELVTLTERHRIVRFFKVEQDPDRLFWHCIVNPTASDRWSFGFVVPDTWRERLGLTG; this comes from the coding sequence ATGTCCATCGAGTCCTGCACGCAGTTCCTGCGCACGGTCTACTCGTCGCGGGAGCTGAGCGCCCAACTGCGCGCCATGACCGCCGCCCGCGAGATGGTCGCGCTGGGCCGACGACACGGTTTCGACTTCCAGCTCACCGACCTCGCCGCGGCCTCCTCGAGCTTCGTGCCGCCCGAGGACGCACCGGCCCCTCCGCCGCCCCCGCCCGAGGCGCCCGACCCCGGCCCCGGGCGCACGTCCTTCTACCACCACGAATACGAGCTCACCGACATCCCCGGGCTCGCGCCCCTGCTCGACGAACTCCCGCGGCTGGCCATCAAGCCGCCCACCGTCGACCTCGCGGACTTCGCCCGGCGCCACCGCCCCGACGACCTCCGCAGCACCGACCTCGCACCGGGCAGTCCGGAGTACCGCGCCTGGGAGGCCGGCGTCCAGGACCCCGCCGAAGGCGGCACCCACCGGGCACCCACCGACAGCAACGAGCGCGAGTTCCACGTGGTCAACCTCGACGAGCACGTCGACCACCCCGGCTACCTCGACTACCTCGCGGCCAAGGGCCGCACCGTCGCCGCCCTTGAGGACCTCTTCGGCTGCGAGATCCGCTTCTCCGGCAGCATGTGGTACCCGCCGGACAGCTACCGGCTCTGGCACACCAACCGGAGCCAGCCGGGCTGGCGCATGTACGTCATCGAGATCGACCCGCCGTTCTCCTCCGGCGAGAAGACCTCGTTCTTCCGCTACCTGCACCCCGACACCGGCGAACTCGTCACCCTCACCGAGCGGCACCGGATCGTGCGGTTCTTCAAGGTCGAGCAGGACCCCGACCGCCTGTTCTGGCACTGCATCGTCAACCCCACCGCCTCCGACCGCTGGAGCTTCGGGTTCGTCGTGCCCGACACCTGGCGGGAGCGCCTCGGCCTCACCGGCTGA